In the genome of Bacillus sp. S3, one region contains:
- the sufB gene encoding Fe-S cluster assembly protein SufB — MAKKMPEIGDYKYGFADKDVSIFRSKRGLTREIVEEISKMKSEPQWMLDFRLKSLEHFYKMPMPQWGGDLNSLNFDEITYYVKPSEKSEKSWDEVPEEIKATFDKLGIPEAEQKYLAGVSAQYESEVVYHNMKEDLEELGIVFKDTDSALRENEDIFREHWAKVIPPTDNKFAALNSAVWSGGSFIYVPPGIKVDTPLQAYFRINSENMGQFERTLIIVDEGAHVHYVEGCTAPVYTTNSLHSAVVEIVIKKDAYCRYTTIQNWANNVYNLVTKRAVCEENATMEWIDGNIGSKLTMKYPAVILKGEGARGMTLSIAIAGKGQHQDAGAKMIHLAPNTSSTIVSKSISKHGGKVTYRGIVQFGRKADGARANIECDTLIMDNQSTSDTIPYNEILNDNISLEHEAKVSKVSEEQLFYLMSRGISEQEATEMIVMGFIEPFTKELPMEYAVEMNRLIKFEMEGSIG; from the coding sequence ATGGCTAAAAAGATGCCTGAGATCGGTGATTATAAATATGGTTTTGCCGATAAAGACGTTTCCATATTCCGATCAAAACGTGGATTAACACGTGAGATTGTTGAAGAGATTTCAAAAATGAAAAGTGAACCGCAGTGGATGTTAGACTTCCGCTTAAAATCACTGGAGCATTTTTACAAAATGCCAATGCCGCAATGGGGCGGAGATTTAAATTCATTAAACTTCGATGAGATTACCTATTACGTTAAGCCGTCTGAGAAGTCTGAGAAATCTTGGGATGAAGTGCCGGAAGAAATTAAGGCAACCTTCGATAAGCTGGGAATTCCTGAAGCTGAGCAAAAGTATCTTGCCGGGGTTTCGGCTCAATATGAGTCCGAGGTTGTTTACCACAACATGAAGGAAGACCTAGAAGAATTAGGTATAGTCTTTAAGGATACCGATTCTGCCTTACGTGAAAATGAAGATATTTTCCGTGAACACTGGGCAAAGGTAATTCCACCAACTGATAACAAATTTGCGGCACTAAACTCTGCAGTTTGGTCAGGTGGATCGTTTATTTATGTACCGCCTGGTATCAAAGTAGATACTCCATTACAGGCGTATTTCCGAATTAACTCCGAAAACATGGGGCAATTCGAACGGACGCTGATTATCGTTGATGAGGGCGCGCATGTCCATTACGTTGAGGGCTGTACCGCTCCGGTTTATACAACGAACTCCTTGCATAGTGCGGTTGTTGAAATTGTCATTAAAAAGGATGCTTACTGCCGTTATACAACGATCCAAAACTGGGCAAACAACGTGTATAACCTTGTAACAAAACGTGCTGTCTGTGAAGAAAACGCAACGATGGAATGGATTGACGGTAATATCGGTTCTAAATTAACGATGAAATACCCAGCGGTTATTTTAAAAGGTGAAGGCGCCCGCGGCATGACGTTATCCATCGCGATTGCCGGTAAAGGCCAGCACCAAGATGCCGGAGCAAAAATGATTCACTTAGCTCCAAATACATCTTCCACTATCGTTTCGAAATCCATTTCGAAGCACGGCGGGAAAGTAACTTACCGTGGGATCGTTCAGTTTGGCCGCAAAGCCGATGGCGCCCGTGCCAACATTGAATGTGATACGTTGATTATGGATAATCAATCAACATCTGATACCATTCCATACAACGAAATCCTAAATGACAATATCTCTCTTGAGCACGAAGCGAAAGTTTCGAAAGTATCTGAAGAGCAGCTCTTCTACTTGATGAGCCGCGGTATTTCAGAACAAGAAGCTACTGAGATGATTGTAATGGGCTTCATCGAGCCATTTACAAAAGAACTGCCAATGGAATACGCCGTCGAAATGAACCGATTAATCAAGTTCGAGATGGAAGGATCCATCGGTTAA
- the sufU gene encoding Fe-S cluster assembly sulfur transfer protein SufU: MSSNLDALYRRVIMDHYKKPRNRGVLEDGSHTINMNNPTCGDRIQLTFKVENGIVEDARFEGEGCSISMSSASMMTQAIKGKKVEDAIQLSHIFSEMMLGKEPDDSIDLGDIEALQGVAKFPARIKCATLAWKAMEKGLKEEEQQ, encoded by the coding sequence ATGTCTTCTAATTTAGATGCACTTTACCGAAGAGTGATTATGGACCATTATAAAAAACCCCGCAATCGCGGTGTGTTGGAAGATGGAAGTCATACCATTAACATGAACAACCCAACCTGCGGTGACCGGATTCAATTGACATTTAAAGTGGAAAATGGAATCGTTGAGGATGCAAGATTTGAGGGCGAAGGCTGCTCGATTTCAATGTCATCCGCCTCAATGATGACGCAGGCAATCAAAGGGAAAAAGGTCGAAGATGCGATCCAATTATCACATATTTTTTCTGAAATGATGTTAGGCAAAGAGCCAGACGATTCGATTGATTTAGGTGATATTGAAGCACTTCAAGGTGTAGCCAAATTTCCAGCCCGCATCAAATGCGCGACATTAGCGTGGAAGGCGATGGAAAAAGGCTTGAAGGAAGAGGAACAACAATAA
- a CDS encoding cysteine desulfurase, producing the protein MNIQDIRKQFPILDQEVNGKPLVYLDSSATSQKPLQVIEAVDKYYREINSNVHRGVHTLGTRATDAYEGAREKVRKFINAKSTQEVIFTRGTTTSINTVAASYAAANVKEGDEIVITYMEHHSNIIPWQQVARRTGAQLKYIPLQEDGTISLDDVRATVTENTKIVSVMQVSNVLGVINPVKEIAQIAHENGAIMVVDGAQSVPHMKIDVQDLDCDFLAFSGHKMCAPTGIGVLYGKKHLLENMEPIEFGGEMIDFVHLYESTWKELPWKFEGGTPIIAGAIGLGAAIDFLNEIGLDNIAEHEHKLAAYALEKMSTVEGMTIYGPHDAAKRAGLVTFNIEDVHPHDVATVLDAEGIAVRAGHHCAQPLMRWLKASATARASFYLYNSEEDIDKLVEGLVKTKEYFSDVF; encoded by the coding sequence ATGAATATCCAGGATATTCGTAAACAATTTCCGATACTCGATCAAGAGGTAAATGGCAAGCCGCTCGTTTATTTGGATAGTTCGGCAACTTCACAGAAGCCGCTTCAGGTAATCGAGGCTGTTGATAAATATTATCGTGAAATCAATTCCAATGTCCATCGCGGTGTTCATACGCTTGGAACTAGAGCTACGGATGCATATGAAGGGGCAAGGGAAAAGGTTCGCAAGTTTATAAATGCGAAATCGACGCAGGAAGTTATTTTTACTAGAGGAACAACCACTTCAATTAATACCGTGGCAGCAAGCTATGCTGCTGCGAATGTAAAAGAAGGCGACGAAATCGTCATTACCTATATGGAGCATCACAGTAATATTATTCCCTGGCAGCAGGTTGCAAGACGGACGGGTGCGCAGTTAAAGTACATTCCATTGCAAGAGGATGGCACCATTTCACTTGATGATGTCCGTGCAACTGTAACGGAAAATACAAAAATTGTGTCTGTCATGCAGGTGTCAAACGTACTTGGCGTGATCAATCCTGTTAAAGAAATTGCCCAGATTGCCCATGAAAATGGTGCCATCATGGTGGTCGATGGTGCCCAAAGTGTGCCGCACATGAAGATTGATGTCCAAGACCTGGATTGTGATTTTCTTGCTTTTTCCGGACACAAAATGTGTGCTCCTACTGGCATAGGTGTTCTTTATGGAAAAAAACATCTTCTAGAAAATATGGAGCCAATTGAATTTGGCGGCGAAATGATTGATTTTGTTCATTTGTACGAATCAACCTGGAAAGAGCTGCCGTGGAAATTCGAAGGCGGTACGCCAATTATTGCCGGAGCGATCGGACTTGGCGCAGCAATTGACTTTTTAAATGAAATTGGTTTAGACAATATTGCCGAGCATGAACATAAGCTTGCTGCCTATGCATTAGAAAAAATGTCAACCGTTGAAGGAATGACCATTTACGGACCGCATGATGCAGCCAAGCGTGCAGGACTTGTGACGTTTAATATTGAAGATGTCCATCCGCATGATGTGGCAACCGTATTAGATGCAGAAGGAATTGCTGTACGTGCCGGACATCATTGTGCACAGCCGCTGATGAGATGGCTGAAAGCTTCAGCTACAGCGCGAGCAAGCTTCTATTTATATAATTCTGAAGAGGATATTGATAAACTCGTTGAAGGGCTTGTCAAAACAAAGGAGTATTTCAGCGATGTCTTCTAA
- the sufD gene encoding Fe-S cluster assembly protein SufD yields MTTETKLPFDKGFVSSFSKEMNEPAWFEEFRLKALQDFEQLPMPRPDKTKIDKWNFTQFNQHTVKSDGFASLADLPEEVKALVDLEAGSQNLYIQRNQTPAFLTLSEDLKSKGVIFTDIFTAAREHGDLLKKYYMTQAINVDEHRLTALHAALVNGGVFLYVPKNVEISEPIQAVYVHDNKEANLFNHVIVVADDNSSVTYVENYISTMETSNTLVNILSEVIANVNAKIQYGAVDTLANGVTTYVNRRGVAGRDANIEWSLGLMNEGNTISENTTNLLGDGSNGDTKTVVVGRGDQTQNFTTKVVHFGKHTTGNILNHGVVKDSATSIFNGIGKIEHGASKSDAEQTSRVLMLSEKARGDANPILLIDEDDVVAGHAASVGRVDPLQLYYLMSRGVPKHEAERLVIHGFLAPVVNQLPIEGVKKQLVEVIERKVR; encoded by the coding sequence ATGACAACAGAAACAAAATTACCATTTGATAAAGGTTTTGTAAGTTCTTTTTCAAAAGAAATGAACGAACCTGCATGGTTTGAAGAGTTTCGTCTAAAGGCATTACAAGATTTCGAACAACTGCCAATGCCTAGACCTGATAAAACGAAAATAGATAAATGGAATTTTACGCAATTTAATCAACATACAGTAAAAAGCGATGGCTTTGCCTCTCTAGCTGACCTGCCGGAGGAAGTAAAGGCATTGGTTGATTTGGAAGCGGGAAGTCAGAATTTGTATATTCAACGAAATCAAACCCCTGCATTTTTAACTTTATCAGAAGATCTAAAAAGCAAAGGTGTAATCTTCACTGATATTTTCACGGCAGCAAGGGAACACGGGGACTTGTTGAAAAAATATTATATGACGCAAGCAATTAACGTGGATGAACACCGTTTGACTGCTCTTCACGCTGCACTTGTAAATGGCGGAGTTTTCTTGTACGTTCCAAAAAACGTAGAAATATCCGAACCGATTCAAGCTGTATATGTACATGATAATAAAGAAGCTAATTTGTTTAACCATGTGATTGTTGTCGCAGATGACAATAGTTCCGTCACATATGTGGAAAACTATATTTCTACAATGGAAACATCGAATACGTTAGTTAACATCTTGTCCGAAGTGATTGCCAATGTAAACGCGAAGATCCAATATGGTGCGGTTGATACATTAGCTAATGGTGTTACCACTTATGTTAATCGCCGCGGTGTTGCAGGCAGAGATGCCAACATTGAATGGTCACTGGGTTTGATGAACGAAGGAAATACGATCTCAGAAAACACCACTAATTTACTTGGCGATGGGTCCAATGGCGATACTAAAACAGTTGTTGTCGGTCGCGGCGACCAAACGCAAAACTTTACTACTAAGGTTGTTCACTTTGGAAAGCATACTACCGGGAATATTTTAAATCACGGGGTAGTTAAGGATAGTGCTACATCTATCTTTAACGGAATCGGCAAAATTGAACATGGTGCCTCTAAATCAGATGCGGAACAAACTTCACGTGTTCTGATGCTCAGTGAAAAAGCACGCGGCGACGCCAATCCTATTTTGCTGATTGATGAAGATGATGTTGTGGCAGGACATGCAGCCTCTGTAGGCCGCGTTGATCCATTGCAACTGTATTATTTAATGAGCCGCGGAGTTCCTAAACATGAAGCGGAACGTTTAGTCATTCATGGTTTCCTAGCACCAGTCGTGAATCAACTTCCGATTGAAGGAGTAAAGAAACAGCTTGTCGAAGTGATTGAAAGGAAAGTACGCTAA
- the sufC gene encoding Fe-S cluster assembly ATPase SufC: protein MAGSTLTIKDLHVEIDGKEILKGVNLEIKGGEIHAIMGPNGTGKSTLSSAIMGHPKYEVTGGNITLDGQNVLEMEVDERARAGLFLAMQYPSEINGVTNADFLRSALNSRRGEGNEISLMKFIRQMDKQMEFLEMDLDMAQRYLNEGFSGGEKKRNEILQLMMLQPKIAILDEIDSGLDIDALKVVSKGINEMRGEEFGCLVITHYQRLLNYITPDYVHVMMQGRIVKSGGPELAQRLEAEGYDWIKQELGIEDETVGQEA, encoded by the coding sequence ATGGCTGGATCAACTTTAACGATCAAAGATTTACATGTAGAAATTGATGGGAAAGAAATTTTAAAAGGTGTTAACCTTGAAATAAAGGGTGGCGAAATTCACGCAATCATGGGGCCGAACGGTACTGGTAAATCCACGTTATCATCGGCAATCATGGGGCACCCAAAATACGAAGTCACTGGCGGAAACATTACGTTAGATGGCCAAAACGTGCTTGAAATGGAAGTAGATGAGCGCGCACGCGCAGGTCTATTCTTAGCAATGCAATATCCAAGCGAGATTAACGGCGTAACAAATGCTGACTTTTTACGTTCAGCACTCAACAGCCGTCGCGGCGAAGGAAACGAGATTTCACTAATGAAATTTATCCGTCAAATGGATAAACAAATGGAATTCCTTGAAATGGATCTGGATATGGCACAGCGTTACTTAAACGAAGGTTTCTCCGGCGGAGAAAAGAAGCGTAACGAAATTTTGCAATTAATGATGCTTCAGCCTAAAATTGCCATCTTGGATGAAATCGACTCCGGATTAGATATCGATGCGCTAAAGGTTGTTTCTAAAGGAATCAATGAAATGCGCGGCGAAGAATTCGGCTGCTTAGTCATCACTCACTATCAACGTTTGTTAAACTATATCACTCCTGACTACGTGCACGTTATGATGCAAGGCCGTATTGTTAAATCAGGCGGTCCGGAACTGGCACAACGCTTAGAAGCAGAAGGATATGACTGGATCAAGCAAGAACTTGGAATTGAAGATGAAACAGTTGGGCAAGAAGCGTAA
- a CDS encoding MetQ/NlpA family ABC transporter substrate-binding protein codes for MKKLLSVLFIAFAVFALTACGGEKNDTAKKGDSKKLVVGASAVPHAEVLEAAKPLLKEKGIDLEIKVFQDYILPNVALRDKELDANYFQTPGYLDLQMKENKDFDFVSVGEIHKEPIGIYSKKYKSLKDLPKGAKIIMSDSLSDHGRILPIFEKEGLIKLKEGVGANARVEDIVENPKDLDFSTLIEAKLLASSFDSGEGDAVVINTNYALEGGIDIGKYGIAFEGQDVVPANLVVVRSEDKNREEIKTLVEVLRSKEIQDFILDKYKGAVVLSK; via the coding sequence ATGAAAAAATTACTAAGTGTTCTTTTCATTGCATTCGCAGTGTTTGCCCTGACTGCGTGCGGCGGGGAAAAAAATGATACCGCTAAAAAGGGTGACAGCAAGAAATTAGTGGTTGGTGCATCAGCAGTACCACATGCGGAAGTGTTAGAAGCGGCAAAACCTTTATTAAAAGAAAAAGGCATTGATCTAGAAATCAAAGTTTTCCAAGATTACATCCTGCCAAACGTAGCTTTAAGAGATAAAGAACTCGATGCAAACTATTTTCAAACACCAGGGTATTTAGACCTTCAAATGAAAGAAAACAAGGACTTTGATTTTGTTAGCGTTGGTGAAATCCATAAGGAACCAATTGGAATTTATTCTAAAAAATATAAAAGCTTAAAAGACCTTCCAAAAGGTGCGAAAATTATTATGAGTGATTCACTAAGTGATCATGGACGTATCTTACCTATTTTTGAAAAAGAAGGATTAATTAAACTTAAAGAAGGCGTTGGCGCCAATGCAAGAGTTGAGGATATTGTTGAAAATCCAAAGGACCTTGATTTCTCTACTTTAATTGAAGCGAAGTTATTAGCCTCTTCTTTCGATAGCGGTGAAGGGGATGCGGTGGTTATTAATACCAACTATGCATTAGAAGGCGGTATTGACATCGGTAAGTACGGAATTGCATTTGAAGGCCAAGACGTTGTGCCGGCAAACCTTGTGGTTGTTCGTTCAGAGGATAAAAACAGAGAAGAAATCAAAACACTTGTAGAAGTGCTTCGTTCAAAAGAAATCCAAGATTTCATTCTTGATAAATACAAAGGTGCGGTTGTATTATCCAAGTAA
- a CDS encoding methionine ABC transporter permease: MADFMEMIKWENLLEATRETLYMTSISVFATFVLGLLLGLLLFLTDKDNIWANRTVNVIIAGFVNIFRSIPFIILIVLLIPFTKLLLGTMLGANAALPALIIGAAPFYARMVEIALREIDKGVIEASQSMGATHSHIIFKVLIPESLPALISGITVTAISLVGFTAMAGVIGAGGLGHFAYLEGFQRNRPLVTLVATIAILVLVFIIQFVGDYFTNKTDKR; the protein is encoded by the coding sequence AGAAACACTTTATATGACTTCCATTTCAGTGTTTGCTACCTTTGTTTTAGGATTATTGCTTGGTCTGTTGTTGTTTTTAACAGATAAAGACAATATTTGGGCAAACCGGACAGTGAATGTCATTATTGCCGGGTTTGTTAATATTTTCAGATCCATCCCGTTTATTATTTTAATTGTGTTATTGATTCCTTTTACTAAATTATTATTAGGGACTATGCTTGGTGCCAATGCGGCTTTGCCGGCCCTGATTATTGGAGCAGCTCCTTTCTATGCTCGAATGGTGGAAATTGCCTTAAGAGAAATCGATAAAGGTGTGATTGAAGCATCACAATCGATGGGAGCCACACATAGTCATATCATTTTTAAAGTATTAATACCGGAATCTTTACCGGCATTAATTTCTGGGATTACCGTCACGGCCATATCACTAGTAGGCTTTACAGCAATGGCTGGTGTTATTGGTGCCGGAGGACTTGGCCATTTTGCTTATCTTGAAGGTTTTCAGCGCAATAGGCCGTTAGTGACTTTAGTTGCAACCATCGCGATTTTAGTTTTAGTTTTTATTATCCAATTTGTTGGAGATTATTTTACAAATAAAACAGATAAACGATAA